The genomic segment TTGGGTGCACATCACCTAAACGGGCAACCTGGGTCATGTGCAATGTTTGTGGTAGATGGTCACATTTGCAATGTGTTGGACTAGTTAAGGCGCCAAAGAATGATTACATATGCAAAATCTGTGTTGCTCAGTACCAATGAATACTAACTGCAGacatagaggttacacaacacCTTTTCGTCAAGTGGCATAAACATCCTAAATACACGGTCCTCTCACGTGATGACATACTTCAATAGATTGTCACAATAAAAAGATTGTAAACCCAGGCATATTATCTAAATGATCAGTGACAAATTGTGGAATGAGGAAACAGCTGTTTGACACTTATGACTCCAATAAATCATCACAAGTGGAAAGAAGATGGTAGAAATAAATTCATGCATTGAATCATCGACCGCGTCCCAAGTGAAGTAGTAGATGAACTCTATTCTAGAAATGTTAATTTGACCTTTGCTCTAAAGCATTTATGTTATCAAGATAGAAAAGCCTTATTTCctttaaattcaaaatgtattttaatactTATATGAGTATCAGTAGTAATCCTTTGATATGCCTCAGAAAAATATAGGTTATAAAGAACTGTAACAATATAGGAAAACCCCTTCTCGACTTTTGTAGGATATTGATGAAGTAAAAGGCTCAACTTGCAATGCGTATTTACTATAATGAACTTGGTAGTCTTATTATtaagattttttcttttaattcaaatattataatattggtTCACAATCTAAAAATCtaataattgtattatacaaACTGCTTATGAAATGTTGTGCCAAATGATTGAGGAAGGCAACTAGCCCATCTAATTGGGATGCCTTTCTGAAATAGAAACCTTTTAGTCTTGGTATAGGTTTTCTCTGGATAAACCTGatgaaaaacaatatacaaatgtatgataaaGGCACAAATTTTTGACCATGCAAGGCAAAGTCTTTCAAACTCATCTATATGTGAtctttatagatattttgtcGGTGATTTTGGAGTACAATATCATTTAAGCAAATATATACCTACCGAAGGTATCTTTACTATAGGTACAGTAAGTGGGGTATTTGGCATCCAAAGCATgtgaaaataaaactgaattatttttttttatcattttgtaactggattacaaaatattaatttacaaCCAAAAATAGTCAAGTGTTTCATTGGCCCAGGAATGCGAGACATTTTTCAGAAACTCGCAAAATTCCACTATGTGGACACTCAAAATGGTCTATTACGTTGTATCACTATGAATTTCATATTTCGAGTGAGTAATTGAATGTCATAAGATTAGCAAATTGCCTGGTGTAAATACTGAAATGATGCAAATGCAGCCATACTATCtgaaagggttttttttttaagtccAATAAAttcatatctaaatataattgTTAGATCAGTTGTTTATCAATAGTAATgatatttccataaaaatgaaaattacttttaaattagTGTTGATTGTACATATGTGTATGTTGATTTTGTACAGAATGACACCAGGGACGGGATTATAAAGAGAAAGAGGGGTAGGGGTAGATGACATAACGTGATTTACAGAACAGGATGCGAACCTCTGGCACATCGTGAAAAGTTGTAAGTTCGTAAGTCACTGGCGCGGCTGAAAATGCTCGTAAACTTGGCCTGCTGTACAGCAGACTCTGTCATCGTTCATTATTGTATTTAggaattttgatgaattaaaagTACTGGCATCTTTTTTGTAAATTATGAGTGTATAatgttttttgtaaatataaagtagTCTcatcatgtatatatcattgtattttatcgtttctaaatgtttaaaagatcCCGATGCTGTTTCAGTGTTTTCATGACTTTGATTGATATTTATAAACTTtcaagaatgaaaaaaaatgttttgttttatttttatatccttCAATAACAAGCTTTAGTTCTGACAGCTGAAATACAGATAGGGAATCAAAGAAACTAAAATTATCAATGTCCAAAAAGCTAGAGTGGTTTAGTGAttgacaacagataagaccagaatacaaggtgttgggtgtatatctggttgtatctgttgtggtttagtaaatgacaacagataggaccagaatacaaggtgtagagtgtatatctggttgtatctgttgtggtttagtaaatgacaacagataagaccagaatacaaggtgtagagagtatatctggttgtatctgttgtggttaagtaaatgacaacagataagaccagcatacaaggtgtagagagtatatctggttgtatctgttgtggtttagtaaacgacaacagataggaccagcatacaaggtgttgggtgtatatctggttgtatctgttgtggtttagtaaacgacaacagataggaccagaatacaaggtgtagagagtatatctggttgtatctgttgtggtttagtaaacgacaacagataggaccagcatacaaggtgtagagtgtatatctggttgtatctgttgtggtttagtaaacgacaacagataggactagcatacaaggtgtagagtgtatatctggttgtatctgttgtggtttagtaaatgacaacagataggaccagcatacaaggtgtagagagtatatctggttgtatctgttgtggtttagtaaacgacaacagataggaccagaatacaaggtgtagagtgtatatctggttgtatctgttgtggtttagtaaatgacaacagataagaccagaatacaaggtgttgggtgtatatctggttgtatctgttgtggtttagtaaatgacaacagataggaccagaatacaaggtgtagagtgtatatctggttgtatctgttgtagtttagtaaatgacaacagataggaccagaatacaaggtgttgggtgtatatctggttgtatctgttgtgtttagtaaatgacaacagataggaccagaatacaaggtgtagagtgtatatctggttgtatctgttgtggtttagtaaatgacaacagataggaccagaatacaaggtgtagagtgtatatctggttgtatctgttgtggtttagtaaatgacaacagataggaccagaatacaaggtgttgggtgtatatctggttgtatctgttgtggttaagtaaatgacaacagataggaccagaatacaaggtgtagagtgtatatctggttgtatctgttgtggtttagtaaatgacaacagataagaccagaatacaaggtgtagagtgtatatctggttgtatctgttgttttggctctgaccccccggggacagcgggggcggggcccaatagggaaatagaggtaaattctataaattgctacttgtcctagagttctgcatggattgtaaccaaatttggccacaaacatcattgggggaaggggaacagaacttgcataaattttggctctgaccccttgggggcaggaggggtggggcccaataggggaaatagaggtaaattctataaatcgctaattgtcctagagttctgcatggaatgtaaccaaatttgaccacaagcatcatttggggaaggggaacagaatttgaataaattttggctctgaccccccggggacagcaggggcgaggcccaatagggaaataatggtaaatcatttaaattactactagtcatacagttctgcatggaatataaccaaatttggccagaaacatccttggggaaggggaatagagattgtatcaattttgactctgatctcccgagggcaggaggggcggggactGATAgcggaaatagaggtaaatatttaaattcctttagaaaagaaacaatgaacctgtattcaaaacataacttggcattacaaaccaggtgagggatacaggccctctgggcctcttgtttgtattccaggggttactatcactgtcatattatccACCCCTGTACAATGTAACATAGTCAAACTGAGTGCAATGATGACAGTGATTAAAGTAACctctggaatatcaaggatggaTTTCTCACACACATTCAGTGCATACAAAGTTCTTCATGTAGATTTATGAACCATTTTAAtcgttatatatattttttaactttcagAAATGGAGAACATACTGTTTTGGACGTGCCTGCTGCTACTTGTGTATAGAACTGATGTGTGTAAAGCAGACACAGCACACAAACCAAAGGAAGTACTTGTGATAGGTGGAGGGATCTCTGGTTTAGCTGCTGCCAGGAAACTGGTCAACCATCCCTCACAGATGTTTGATGTTACCGTGCTGGAGGCTAGAAAAGAAAGATATGGGGGACGTGTCTGGACAAACAGGAAACTTTTCAAGAAACCTCTCGGTAAATATTGGCAGATCATTTTTTatggggatgatattttcaagCATTTGTGGAGGACTCATTAATTACCATGGGGTCAAGAACAATTTGGAGATGTAACTTTGAAGAAATTGGTATATCGCTAATCGTTTTTAGCTTGAAAGCAAAAATTTTtaaaggccaaaaaaatatttgttacttCTGTTTCAactcaaatgaaaattatcacATTGTTTGATTAACACATGAACTTCATATCTCATGATTCAGAATATGTCCGCAGCATTCAGAGATTTAGGCTATATAACaagaatgtaaatattatatatatatatatatattatttattgtgtaatcgtgttcgttttgtgtgtcttgataaaggggcagatcgccgtgagatcgcctcgaaaatttgacattttttttgtccacacggttggaaatacttctttgtcccatattattaattgataaaaCATTGAAGGAAATAGATCACATATTATTACCAGGTAAAGTGTACACACTCAAGCAAGAAATGCTGATGTGATATtaggaaatgaaattttacttgATTTAATATGAATGGGGGCCTCaaaaatgaagagaaaaaatGGTTGCCTTAGAGACCACACACACATGGTCATGTACAGAAGTACTGGcaatttattgttaattttttcgTTTATTATGGAATTTTCTGCCAGGGGTGCACATGATGGACAAGGAGCTCGAGTGCACATGATGGACATTAGATTAAAAAACGATTTAAATGCCGTTTTGTCTATAATGCAGTCTTTGTGAATATAATGTTCTTCATACAAGTACTTACTTCCTACATCTACCAGGTTTGGGGGTATGGAGATTCAGAAgaataattttaatgtattatgtaatatcatttatgatgtAATTGCGGTAATCATTACATAACATTAATAAACTGGATCTACTATCCCAAACCTGGTCTTTATGTTGGTTTCAGACCCGTgattaattgttaattttttcAGTGTTTCTTTTATCGCAGGTGCAGAGACAGATCTGGGAGCTGTCTGGATCAACTCCAAGGTGAAGGACAATCCGATCCTGGCCATTACCAGGAAAGGCGAGTTAGAAACCAAAGTCTCAGGACCTATACAGCTCCATGTTCCTGAGGCTGACAAGATCTTCAAGGGAGATGAGGCTAATAAAATATTCACTGAAGTTTTCTCTGTGAGATTTGGTTTGTATCGACTGTTGATGGACATATCACCACTGTTTCCATCAGAGAAAGTCTGGAATGTCTTGTCTGTATCCTCTGTTCCCATGGTGACCTAGAATGACCCCCAGAAACCTCTATTTCTATGGAGACACCAAAATTGATGACAAGATCAGAGttgtgatataaacatttctCACCCAGGACCTATCTTTTTATGGTGATAACTTTTAGTCTCTTTATTACAATGACCTCAGAGTTTTATATGTCTGACTTTCTTTCTTTACTTTATTGCCCAGATAATGCAGTCAGCAGTAGACAAGGTAAAGGCCACTGGTGTCGACATTCCACTACAGAAAGCTGTCGAGGACGAGATCTCAGGTCACTCATTCCAGGGTGACCGCGCCATCATCACCAGTATTCTACGTAACCATAACGCTGTCTCCAAGCCGGACTACTCCACCGTGCACTTTGATCCAGTGAAACAGTTTGGCTGGAATACAATCGTGGTGGATGGATATGACCAAGTTCTAGACGCGTAAGATCTTCATTCAGATCTTCTCCTCTAATACTTTCTATCTTGATGATTTTCACTCGATAAAGGAGAATTTCTTTCTTATGTTTGTGGAGTCTTTGTTTCTTACAACCACATACTTTGTAAGACCTAAAGTATTGTGTGCAAATATGCATTTGTAAATAGGAGCTTTCAGTGTTAATTTGCCGTATCAAGTTTCAGTTATTCACTAACAGTAATACGTATTACAATATCATATcacataatacatttacattagatacatgtactagtaaGGGAGGAAGGTGGGGAGGAGACAAAGTCAGCTGGAATTAGGTGTGTAAACTAGTACTATGCATCATTAAACAATTTAGTTAACTCAAATTCCTGAaattgttgattgttttattggcagtattgtatctggactagggtgtaatttgttgattgttttattgGCAGTATTtcatctggactaggcagtgatttgttgattgttttatttccagtattgtatctggactaggcagtgatttgttgattgttttatttccagtattgtatctggactaggcagtgatttgttgattgttttatttccagtattgtatctggactaggcagtgattttagattgttttatttccagtattgtatctggactaggcagtgattttagattgttttatttccagtattgtatctggactaggcagtgattttagattgttttatttccagtattgtatctggactaggcagtgatttgttgattgttttatttccagtattgtatctggactaggcagtgattttagattgttttatttccagtattgtatctggactaggcagtgattttagattgttttatttccagtattgtatctggactaggcagtgattttagattgttttatttccagtattgtatctggactaggcagtgattttagattgttttatttccagtattgtatctggactaggcagtgatttgttgattgttttatttccagtattgtatctggactaggcagtgattttagattgttttatttccagtattgtatctggactaggcagtgatttgttgattgttttatttccagtattgtatctggactaggcagtgatttgttgattgttttatttccagtattgtatctggactaggcagtgattttagattgttttatttccagtattgtatctggactaggcagtgattttagattgtttttatttccagtattgtatctggactaggcagtgattttagattgttttatttccagtattgtatctggactaggcagtgattttagattgttttatttccagtattgtatctggactaggcagtgatttgttgattgttttatttccagtattgtatctggactaggcagtgattttagattgttttatttccagtattgtatctggactaggcagtgatttgttgattgttttatttccagtattgtatctggactaggcagtgatttgtagattgttttatttccagtattgtatctggactaggcagtgattttagattgttttatttccagtattgtatctggactaggcagtgatttgttgattgttttatttccagtattgtatctggaccaggcagtgatttgttgattgttttatttccagtattgtatctggactaggcagtgatttgttgattgttttatttccagtattgtatctggactaggcagtgatttgttgattgttttatttccagtattgtatctggaacAGGGAGTGATTtgtagattgttttatttccagtattgtatctggaccagggagtgatttgttgattgttttatttccagtattgtatctggactaggcagtgattttagattgttttatttccagtattgtatctggactaggcagtgattttagattgttttatttccagtattgtatctggactaggcagtgattttagattgttttatttccagtattgtatctggaacAGGGAgtgatttgttgattgttttatttccagtattgtatctggactaggcagtgattttagattgttttatttccagtattgtatctggactaggcagtgattttagattgttttatttccagtattgtatctggactaggcagtgattttagattgttttatttccagtattgtatctggactaggcagtgattttagattgttttatttccagtattgtatctggactaggcagtgattttagattgttttatttccagtattgtatctggactaggcagtgattttagattgttttatttccagtattgtatctggactaggcagtgattttagattgttttatttccagtattgtatctggactaggcagtgatttgttgattgttttatttccagtattgtatctggactaggaaGTGAGCTACCTCTGTCTATCAGTCTGAATCAAATTGTCAGACAGATCAAAATCGACTCGAAGAAGAAGAAGGTGATTGTACGTACGAAGGACCTAAATCAGGTCAGTGCTGACCTAGTTATCGTGGCCGTCCCCGTAGGTGTTCTGAGAAGTGAGGCTGTACTGTTTGAACCCGTACTTCCTAAGGAGTGGTACAAGGCTGTGAAGGAGCTAGGTAACCATCTACAATGTAGATTTTATAATGTAATTCTTCTGATATGTGATGACTTCTTCATTATATGTGAGCGATTTTTATGGGCGGAtctaaacaacaaataaattttTCAGCATTATATAAACCATGATGTCACTATGACGTGTTGTCAGGATTTGagacaaaatggctgcctctgctggattttctCAACATATGACGAAAATGGTATACATCTACTTagtttatcaaacatttctgtGTGCTAAAGTATTCATGAGATTATTGACAAACAAAGACtgtcaaatttgtttcattatgaGGCAGGCAAAATGTGGTTTCTTAATTGCATTTTCATCATTATGAAGACAAATGGGTTACATAGTATTTTACTTTTCTGAATATTATGACTCAAAATAAAAGTgtcttttaaaataatatttatgacaTTGCTTAACTGACCAGTAAtgtgatcaaatgtatcatACAACACAGGTGTCTACGATTCACAGAAAGTAATCGTCGGGTTCTCTGAGGCGTTTTGGCCGAGTGACGCCGGCGTGTTTACCATGACAACACCAGAGGGGGAGGAGCCATTCATCCAGACATGGTTCAACATGCAGAATCTGATTGATAGGCCATTTCTGGTTGGTTCGTTATACGATGGAGCAGCTATCAATCTGGAACAGACTCCGATAGAGGAACTCAAAGAACTAGGTAGGCCGTAAAGATTACTGTATTaggtatttgcatattacagagttatctacccttgaaAGTAAGTTTTGATTGTGATACAATGTGTTTATGAACacgtcatattttattttcagagcAAATGGCACAAGTTTTCCTCATGAAATAATGAATTCACAATCGATATACCTATcagcaagggtagataactctgtaatatgcaaagaggTTTTATTGGGACCAAAAAACAACTGTATTCTTCCAGTACTAACATGATTCATAacttaacaaaacatttatatgtataaaaaatgatTATCTGCTCAATATTAGATCAGTTCAAAATTCAGATTGATTCATGATCAGTGACCTATAGTGTCTGTTGAATATTGTGGACATGACGAGATcagtaaagaaaaaaacacaaacggtttgatattttgtatcagACAGACAGAATATTTAAGATTAAgactttaaataattaaatttaaagtttttcaaATGTTATTGACGGAGTTGTTGCCCTTTAATTTTATGTCCATGGGACATAATTAGTTATTGTCTTCTATCTTACATTTTAAACTCcacttattattattttcagttATAAAAACTTTGGGGAAGTTGTTTGGTGGAGAAGATTTGGTGAGACAGTATAATCTTACAACTATaatgagatcccagtggactggtgaccccttctctatggggtctggggcgtaccctaggacaggtaagtcacatggtgagatcccagtggactggtgaccccttctctatggggtctggggcgtaccctaggacaggtaagtcacatggtgagatcacagtggaccagtgaccccttctctatggggtctggggcgtaccctaggacaggtaggtcacatggtgagatcccagtggactgGTGACctcttctctatggggtctggggcgtaccctaggacaggtaagtcacatggtgagatcacagtggaccagtgaccccttctctatggggtctggggcgtaccctaggacaggtaggtcacatggtgagatcacAGTGGACtggtgaccccttctctatggggtctggggcgtaccctaggacaggtaagtcacatggtgagatcccagtggaccagtgaccccttctctatggggtctggggcgtaccctaggacaggtagtcacatggtgagatcccagtggaccagtgaccccttctctatgggtctggggcgtaccctaggacaggtaggtcacatggtgagatcccagtggaccagtgaccccttctctatggggtctggggcgtaccctaggacaggtaagtcacatggtgagatcacagtggaccagtgaccccttctctatggggtctggggcgtaccctaggacaggtaagtcacatggtgagatcacagtggaccagtgaccccttctctatggggtctggggcgtaccctaggacaggtaagtcacatggtgagatcacAGTGGACtggtgaccccttctctatggggtctggggcgtaccctaggacaggtaagtcacatggtgagatcacagtggaccagtgaccccttctctatggggtctggggcgtaccctaggacaggtaagtcacatggtgagatcacAGTGGACtggtgaccccttctctatggggtctggggcgtaccctaggacaggtaagtcacatggtgagatcccagtggaccagtgaccccttctctatggggt from the Argopecten irradians isolate NY unplaced genomic scaffold, Ai_NY scaffold_0017, whole genome shotgun sequence genome contains:
- the LOC138311288 gene encoding uncharacterized protein isoform X1, producing the protein MIIFKVINAYLSLLQREQNVGDTDHIFVMPSYTAVLWSKGKFDHWLYSDVKFAMYKWVFLPANVGNHWVLLAANMTTKTVSVLDSMGGTNQTLINNWKKYMAIGSQKTVELANAIWISCQLVSSIQRDGNACGAFVLLNAFVLTKNLQLEEVNHALALEMREFVRFKLLASSMEPPSQRTRCDMVGCTSPKRATWVMCNVCEMENILFWTCLLLLVYRTDVCKADTAHKPKEVLVIGGGISGLAAARKLVNHPSQMFDVTVLEARKERYGGRVWTNRKLFKKPLGAETDLGAVWINSKVKDNPILAITRKGELETKVSGPIQLHVPEADKIFKGDEANKIFTEVFSIMQSAVDKVKATGVDIPLQKAVEDEISGHSFQGDRAIITSILRNHNAVSKPDYSTVHFDPVKQFGWNTIVVDGYDQVLDAIVSGLGSELPLSISLNQIVRQIKIDSKKKKVIVRTKDLNQVSADLVIVAVPVGVLRSEAVLFEPVLPKEWYKAVKELGVYDSQKVIVGFSEAFWPSDAGVFTMTTPEGEEPFIQTWFNMQNLIDRPFLVGSLYDGAAINLEQTPIEELKELVIKTLGKLFGGEDLVRQYNLTTIMRSQWTGDPFSMGSGAYPRTGNGEDLWETLSSPVCPYIYFAGDYTSLDGMVGAHGSYNTGIRAAEQILNGRCERELKRQQKRKEEKEKTEDKKDKKDEL
- the LOC138311288 gene encoding uncharacterized protein isoform X3; its protein translation is MIIFKVINAYLSLLQREQNVGDTDHIFVMPSYTAVLWSKGKFDHWLYSDVKFAMYKWVFLPANVGNHWVLLAANMTTKTVSVLDSMGGTNQTLINNWKKYMAIGSQKTVELANAIWISCQLVSSIQRDGNACGAFVLLNAFVLTKNLQLEEVNHALALEMREFVRFKLLASSMEPPSQRTRCDMVGCTSPKRATWVMCNVCEMENILFWTCLLLLVYRTDVCKADTAHKPKEVLVIGGGISGLAAARKLVNHPSQMFDVTVLEARKERYGGRVWTNRKLFKKPLGAETDLGAVWINSKVKDNPILAITRKGELETKVSGPIQLHVPEADKIFKGDEANKIFTEVFSIMQSAVDKVKATGVDIPLQKAVEDEISGHSFQGDRAIITSILRNHNAVSKPDYSTVHFDPVKQFGWNTIVVDGYDQVLDAIVSGLGSELPLSISLNQIVRQIKIDSKKKKVIVRTKDLNQVSADLVIVAVPVGVLRSEAVLFEPVLPKEWYKAVKELGVYDSQKVIVGFSEAFWPSDAGVFTMTTPEGEEPFIQTWFNMQNLIDRPFLVGSLYDGAAINLEQTPIEELKELVIKTLGKLFGGEDLVRQYNLTTIMRSQWTGDPFSMGSGAYPRTGKSHGEIPVDW
- the LOC138311288 gene encoding uncharacterized protein isoform X2 codes for the protein MGIRKVINAYLSLLQREQNVGDTDHIFVMPSYTAVLWSKGKFDHWLYSDVKFAMYKWVFLPANVGNHWVLLAANMTTKTVSVLDSMGGTNQTLINNWKKYMAIGSQKTVELANAIWISCQLVSSIQRDGNACGAFVLLNAFVLTKNLQLEEVNHALALEMREFVRFKLLASSMEPPSQRTRCDMVGCTSPKRATWVMCNVCEMENILFWTCLLLLVYRTDVCKADTAHKPKEVLVIGGGISGLAAARKLVNHPSQMFDVTVLEARKERYGGRVWTNRKLFKKPLGAETDLGAVWINSKVKDNPILAITRKGELETKVSGPIQLHVPEADKIFKGDEANKIFTEVFSIMQSAVDKVKATGVDIPLQKAVEDEISGHSFQGDRAIITSILRNHNAVSKPDYSTVHFDPVKQFGWNTIVVDGYDQVLDAIVSGLGSELPLSISLNQIVRQIKIDSKKKKVIVRTKDLNQVSADLVIVAVPVGVLRSEAVLFEPVLPKEWYKAVKELGVYDSQKVIVGFSEAFWPSDAGVFTMTTPEGEEPFIQTWFNMQNLIDRPFLVGSLYDGAAINLEQTPIEELKELVIKTLGKLFGGEDLVRQYNLTTIMRSQWTGDPFSMGSGAYPRTGNGEDLWETLSSPVCPYIYFAGDYTSLDGMVGAHGSYNTGIRAAEQILNGRCERELKRQQKRKEEKEKTEDKKDKKDEL